A genomic stretch from Cetobacterium sp. ZOR0034 includes:
- a CDS encoding (Fe-S)-binding protein produces the protein MSNKIMESKMKYIADNCLATSGKKSSCKLCMKECPMMYRYTESPKELFSEYLEKGYKNMDSKIAFSCNLCDQCKLVCPKKLDLKSSFQDLRDEYTKDNSGKSPLKGHKGVQVHQYLGETKFFSKDIDPQKENVKYLFFPGCSLSSYTPSGVKSILNHLNDRLDNSVQSMLACCGKPTRDIGEAELFSKKFEKLEKQFKEKNVEKIVVACQSCYKMFKKDLDIEIISLWELLPEIGLPEEKINIGIGSDLKFNIHDSCPTRFEKSIQDGVRWIVNELGYEYEEFEYSKEKTRCCGLGGMVATVASEISEEVRKKRAESSSTGNILTYCAGCREALEVGETKTLHIVDLIFGEQHNKRDLKKKNSNSLNAWLNRYKTKIKLKK, from the coding sequence ATGTCAAATAAAATTATGGAATCAAAAATGAAATATATAGCTGATAACTGTTTAGCAACTTCTGGAAAAAAATCTAGTTGTAAACTTTGTATGAAAGAGTGTCCGATGATGTATAGGTATACTGAAAGCCCGAAAGAGTTATTCAGTGAATATCTAGAAAAAGGATATAAAAATATGGATTCAAAGATAGCTTTTTCTTGTAATCTTTGTGATCAATGTAAATTAGTTTGTCCGAAAAAATTAGATTTAAAATCTAGTTTTCAAGATTTAAGAGATGAGTATACTAAAGATAATAGTGGAAAATCGCCTTTAAAAGGTCATAAAGGTGTACAAGTTCATCAATATTTAGGAGAGACTAAATTTTTTAGTAAAGATATTGATCCACAGAAAGAAAATGTAAAATATCTATTTTTTCCAGGGTGTTCTTTATCATCTTACACTCCTTCAGGGGTTAAAAGCATATTAAATCATCTGAATGATAGATTAGATAACAGTGTTCAATCGATGTTAGCATGTTGTGGTAAACCAACTAGAGATATTGGAGAGGCAGAGTTATTTTCTAAAAAATTTGAAAAATTAGAAAAACAATTTAAAGAAAAAAATGTAGAAAAAATAGTTGTTGCATGTCAATCATGTTATAAGATGTTTAAGAAAGATTTAGATATAGAAATAATATCTTTGTGGGAGCTACTACCAGAAATAGGATTGCCTGAAGAAAAAATCAATATAGGAATCGGATCTGATCTTAAATTTAATATTCATGATTCATGTCCAACTAGATTTGAGAAGTCCATTCAAGATGGAGTTAGGTGGATTGTGAATGAGTTGGGATATGAATATGAGGAGTTTGAATACTCGAAGGAGAAAACAAGATGCTGTGGACTCGGAGGAATGGTAGCTACGGTTGCTTCAGAGATAAGTGAAGAGGTTAGGAAAAAAAGAGCAGAAAGCAGTAGCACAGGAAATATTTTGACATATTGTGCTGGATGTAGAGAGGCTTTAGAAGTTGGAGAAACAAAAACGCTTCATATAGTTGATTTAATATTTGGAGAGCAGCACAATAAGAGAGATTTGAAAAAGAAAAATTCTAATTCTTTAAATGCATGGCTAAATAGATATAAAACTAAAATAAAATTAAAAAAATAA
- a CDS encoding TVP38/TMEM64 family protein has product MKNNKKRIVKLFILIFIAFLFFLFFKYDGVKYIKDKEQLKTLIESFGILAPLSYILLYCIVTVTTISTLPLSLAGGVLFGPVYGIIYTMIGASFGMMSSFLIARYIAKDFIERKFSNLQIFKKINEGVKKDGPFILAVTRLLPIFPFGIQNYLYGLTSISFFKYTIFSIIFILPGTSVFVLLAGAISAGNTKDAAKISLIASLIFLALTIITKIIQNKIKNR; this is encoded by the coding sequence TTGAAAAATAACAAAAAAAGAATAGTAAAATTGTTCATTCTAATCTTTATAGCTTTTCTCTTCTTTCTATTCTTTAAATATGATGGAGTGAAATATATAAAAGATAAAGAGCAATTAAAAACATTAATAGAAAGTTTTGGAATCTTAGCTCCTTTAAGTTACATATTACTTTACTGTATTGTAACTGTTACAACAATATCAACTCTTCCTCTTAGTTTGGCAGGTGGAGTACTATTTGGACCAGTTTATGGAATTATTTATACTATGATTGGAGCTAGTTTTGGAATGATGTCTTCATTTTTAATAGCTAGATATATTGCTAAAGATTTCATTGAACGAAAGTTTTCAAATCTACAGATTTTTAAAAAAATAAATGAAGGAGTTAAAAAAGATGGTCCATTTATTCTTGCAGTAACGAGATTATTGCCTATATTTCCTTTTGGAATTCAAAACTATCTTTACGGATTAACCTCTATCAGTTTTTTTAAATATACTATCTTTTCTATAATATTTATTTTACCCGGAACTTCAGTTTTCGTCTTACTTGCTGGAGCTATATCTGCTGGAAATACAAAAGATGCAGCTAAAATATCTTTAATCGCATCGCTAATATTTTTAGCTCTGACTATTATTACTAAAATTATTCAAAATAAAATAAAAAACAGATAG
- a CDS encoding ABC-F family ATP-binding cassette domain-containing protein, whose translation MSILDVKDVSHGFGSRVILENASFRLLKGEHVGLVGANGEGKSTFLNIITGKLMPDEGKVSWCNHITTGYLDQYSTLEKGKTIRDILKSAFAGMFQLEQDIMDLYTKMGDCTPEEMDEILEEIGEIQSILEGGDFYNLDSKIEEYAAGLGLLDIGLEKDVSELSGGQRAKILLAKVLLENPMILILDEPTNFLDEDHIIWLKNFLQNYENAFILVSHDIPFLNDVTNVIYHIEAAELTRYTGDYYQFREMYELKKRQIESAYKKQQKEIAHLQDFIARNKARVATTNLAKDRQKKLDRMDIIEIAREKPKPIFGFKTARTPSREIITVKDLVIGYDEPLTKPLNFTIERNQKIAIKGVNGLGKSTLLNTILKNIKALSGEIEHGQFLEVGYFKQEEESSTTTALDEFWNEFPGLTNAEVRAALARCGLTTDHITSQMRVLSGGENAKVRLAKIMNREINFLVLDEPTNHLDIDAKEELKRAIKEFNGTVLMVSHEPEFYMDVATEIWNVEDWTTKII comes from the coding sequence ATGAGTATTTTAGATGTAAAAGACGTAAGTCATGGATTTGGTTCTAGAGTTATTCTTGAAAACGCCTCATTCAGACTTTTAAAAGGTGAGCATGTTGGTCTTGTTGGAGCCAACGGAGAAGGAAAATCTACTTTCCTTAACATTATAACTGGTAAACTTATGCCTGATGAAGGTAAAGTTTCATGGTGTAATCACATAACTACTGGTTACCTTGACCAATATAGTACTTTAGAAAAAGGAAAAACAATCAGAGATATCTTAAAATCAGCTTTTGCTGGAATGTTCCAACTTGAACAAGACATCATGGATCTTTATACAAAAATGGGAGATTGTACTCCTGAAGAGATGGACGAAATCTTAGAGGAGATTGGAGAGATTCAAAGTATCCTTGAAGGAGGAGATTTCTATAATCTTGACTCTAAAATAGAGGAATATGCAGCTGGATTAGGTCTATTAGATATCGGACTTGAAAAAGATGTATCAGAGCTTTCTGGAGGACAAAGAGCAAAGATTCTTCTAGCTAAAGTACTTCTAGAAAATCCAATGATTCTTATACTAGATGAGCCTACAAACTTCCTAGATGAAGATCATATAATCTGGTTAAAGAACTTCTTACAAAACTATGAGAATGCTTTTATTCTAGTTTCACACGATATTCCATTCTTAAATGATGTTACAAACGTAATTTATCATATAGAAGCTGCTGAGTTAACTAGATATACTGGAGACTACTACCAATTTAGAGAGATGTATGAACTGAAAAAGAGACAAATCGAATCAGCTTATAAAAAGCAACAAAAAGAGATTGCTCATCTTCAAGATTTCATAGCTCGTAACAAAGCTAGAGTTGCTACGACAAACTTAGCAAAAGATAGACAAAAGAAACTTGATCGTATGGATATAATTGAGATTGCTAGAGAGAAACCAAAACCAATATTCGGATTTAAAACTGCTCGTACTCCATCTAGAGAGATTATAACAGTTAAAGATCTTGTTATCGGATATGATGAGCCATTAACAAAACCACTTAACTTCACAATTGAACGTAATCAAAAAATTGCCATCAAAGGAGTTAACGGTTTAGGAAAATCAACTCTTTTAAATACAATTTTAAAAAATATAAAAGCTTTATCTGGGGAGATTGAGCATGGACAATTCTTAGAAGTTGGATACTTCAAACAAGAAGAGGAAAGTTCAACAACAACTGCTCTAGATGAGTTCTGGAATGAGTTCCCTGGACTTACAAATGCAGAAGTTAGAGCTGCTCTTGCTAGATGTGGATTAACTACCGACCATATCACAAGTCAAATGCGTGTTCTTTCTGGAGGAGAAAATGCAAAAGTTAGACTTGCTAAAATCATGAACCGTGAAATAAACTTCTTAGTTCTAGATGAGCCTACAAATCACTTAGATATTGATGCTAAAGAGGAACTTAAAAGAGCAATAAAAGAGTTTAATGGAACTGTTTTAATGGTAAGTCACGAACCAGAATTCTATATGGACGTTGCTACTGAAATTTGGAACGTTGAAGATTGGACGACTAAAATTATATAA
- a CDS encoding NAD(P)/FAD-dependent oxidoreductase, translated as MYHTIVLGGGAGGLTTSIGLASAGKKVLLIEKENLGGECTWSGCIASKSFISATKTSKNLKEVLEKTLKNIHKVGDSELPHISNFKNIDLVIGKGSFVDKNSIIVNDTIYKGKNIVISTGSSPFIPNIKGLEKIDYLTNQNFFYIKDDYSSMIMIGAGIISLELAFPLKKLGIDVTILEKSNLFLPNMEDEIREFYSKRLKEEGIDLFLNCEEIEILSFDESNKKVLIKTNHKNFETEKVFISTGRVPNLKDLNLEKAGIEFNNKGIVVDKYMRTSSKNIFSIGDVASPLKFSHVAGYHGETVVRNLLFPYIMKSINYSNIPWTIFGETEVSKVGLSEDEAKTKYKKIYTYNLDENNDRSLITFEKNFYLKVICDNKFNIVGATCIGERAGELIGFLQLMIGNKIKFYKAMKSIQAYPTYTYYIRNLSKKAYIDHLKSYLP; from the coding sequence ATGTACCATACAATTGTTTTAGGCGGTGGAGCAGGTGGACTTACAACTTCTATTGGACTTGCATCTGCTGGAAAAAAAGTTCTTCTTATTGAAAAAGAAAATCTTGGTGGAGAGTGTACTTGGAGTGGCTGTATCGCTTCTAAAAGCTTTATCTCTGCGACTAAAACTTCTAAAAATCTAAAAGAGGTTTTAGAGAAAACTCTTAAAAATATACATAAAGTTGGTGACAGTGAATTACCACATATCTCTAACTTCAAAAATATAGACTTAGTTATTGGTAAAGGAAGTTTTGTAGATAAAAATAGTATTATTGTAAACGACACTATATACAAAGGAAAAAATATTGTAATCTCTACTGGAAGTTCTCCTTTTATTCCAAATATAAAAGGATTAGAAAAAATTGATTACTTAACAAACCAAAATTTTTTCTATATAAAAGATGATTACAGTAGTATGATTATGATTGGAGCTGGGATAATCTCTTTAGAACTAGCTTTTCCTCTTAAAAAACTTGGAATAGATGTCACAATTTTAGAAAAATCTAACCTTTTTCTTCCTAATATGGAAGACGAAATTAGAGAGTTCTATTCTAAACGATTAAAAGAAGAGGGTATTGATTTATTCTTAAACTGTGAAGAGATAGAGATTTTATCTTTTGATGAATCCAATAAAAAAGTTTTAATAAAAACAAATCACAAAAATTTTGAAACTGAAAAAGTTTTTATATCTACTGGAAGAGTTCCTAATTTAAAAGATTTAAATTTAGAAAAAGCTGGTATTGAGTTCAACAATAAAGGCATTGTTGTTGACAAATATATGAGAACATCATCTAAAAATATATTCTCTATTGGAGATGTAGCATCACCTCTTAAATTTTCACACGTAGCTGGATATCACGGTGAAACAGTTGTCAGAAATCTTCTGTTCCCTTATATTATGAAATCGATAAATTATTCTAATATTCCTTGGACAATATTTGGTGAAACTGAGGTTTCTAAAGTTGGACTGAGTGAAGATGAAGCTAAAACTAAATATAAAAAAATATATACATACAATTTGGATGAAAATAATGATAGAAGTTTAATCACGTTTGAAAAAAATTTCTATTTAAAGGTTATTTGTGACAATAAATTTAATATTGTAGGAGCTACATGCATAGGTGAAAGAGCTGGAGAACTTATTGGCTTTTTACAACTCATGATTGGAAATAAAATTAAGTTTTATAAAGCTATGAAATCTATTCAAGCTTACCCTACATATACTTACTATATAAGAAACCTGTCTAAAAAAGCTTATATAGATCATTTAAAAAGCTATTTACCATAA